A genome region from Colwellia sp. Arc7-D includes the following:
- the aroB gene encoding 3-dehydroquinate synthase produces MTTLHVKLGSRSYPIYIDSGLLSNSKLLSSHIRSKRVCIVSNNIVAPLYIEQMKTSLKDFDVDEIILPDGEAQKSLANFERIMSHLLAGNHGRDTTLIALGGGVIGDITGFAAACYQRGIDFIQVPTTVLSQVDSSVGGKTAVNHPLGKNMIGAFYQPKAVFIDLASLVTLPVREFNAGMAEVVKYGILGDGEFFTWLEEHTDAIKAGDNTILMQMIERCCQCKATIVAEDETEAGVRALLNLGHTFGHAIEADQGYGNWLHGEAVATGMVLAAKVSVAMNLLEVSDLRRIEALLSAFDLPLIAPENMGFDEFICHMRRDKKNLAGKLRFILPTAIGQSEINDDVSVELLQQIL; encoded by the coding sequence ATGACTACTCTTCACGTTAAACTTGGCTCTCGCAGCTACCCAATCTATATAGACAGTGGATTACTATCAAATAGTAAACTGCTGTCTAGTCATATCCGCAGTAAACGAGTTTGCATTGTTAGTAATAATATTGTCGCTCCATTATATATTGAGCAAATGAAAACCAGCTTAAAGGATTTCGATGTCGATGAAATCATTTTACCGGATGGTGAAGCTCAAAAAAGTTTAGCAAATTTTGAACGGATAATGTCTCACTTACTTGCCGGTAATCATGGTAGAGATACAACACTAATCGCATTAGGCGGTGGTGTTATAGGTGATATAACGGGTTTTGCTGCAGCATGTTATCAGCGTGGTATTGATTTTATTCAAGTTCCAACAACGGTGTTGTCACAAGTAGACTCATCTGTTGGTGGTAAAACCGCGGTTAATCATCCCTTAGGTAAAAACATGATAGGCGCGTTCTATCAGCCTAAAGCTGTATTTATCGACTTAGCAAGCTTAGTTACTTTACCTGTTAGAGAGTTTAACGCTGGTATGGCTGAAGTGGTTAAGTATGGAATACTAGGTGATGGAGAGTTCTTTACCTGGCTTGAAGAGCATACAGATGCAATTAAAGCCGGTGATAATACTATCCTAATGCAAATGATTGAACGTTGTTGTCAGTGCAAAGCAACCATAGTTGCAGAAGATGAAACTGAAGCAGGTGTTCGTGCATTATTAAACCTCGGCCACACTTTTGGTCATGCCATTGAAGCAGATCAAGGTTATGGTAATTGGTTGCACGGAGAAGCTGTTGCTACTGGCATGGTACTTGCTGCTAAAGTATCAGTAGCAATGAATTTGCTTGAAGTGTCAGATCTTCGTCGTATTGAAGCTTTACTTAGTGCTTTTGATTTACCGCTGATCGCTCCCGAGAATATGGGTTTTGATGAATTTATTTGTCATATGCGTCGCGATAAAAAGAATTTAGCCGGTAAACTTCGTTTTATTCTTCCGACGGCAATAGGCCAGTCTGAAATTAACGATGATGTTAGCGTGGAACTCCTTCAGCAAATTCTGTAA
- a CDS encoding Dam family site-specific DNA-(adenine-N6)-methyltransferase: MKKKHRAFLKWAGGKYALSDVINSMLPKGNRLIEPFVGAGSVFLNSDYDEYLLSDINQDLVNLYRIVQRTPDKFIADARRFFTPEYNQAEKYYQLRKEFNASSDPYFRSLVFLYMNRHGYNGLCRYNKSGGYNVPFGKYKRPYFPEAELIYFSEKAAKAIFICDGYRQTFAHAKSGDVIYCDPPYVPLSKTASFTSYSGNGFGLDEQADLANVAEEVTKVPNISVLISNHDTIWTRKIYEHAKKQHSIEVSRTISQKGSKRNKVSELLALY; this comes from the coding sequence ATGAAGAAGAAACATCGAGCATTTTTAAAGTGGGCAGGTGGTAAATACGCACTAAGCGATGTCATAAACTCTATGTTGCCAAAAGGAAATCGACTGATTGAACCTTTTGTCGGTGCAGGGTCGGTTTTTCTGAATAGTGATTATGACGAATATTTACTGAGCGATATCAATCAGGATCTTGTTAATCTTTATCGAATTGTTCAACGCACACCTGATAAATTTATTGCCGATGCACGACGATTTTTTACCCCTGAATATAACCAAGCGGAAAAATATTACCAATTACGTAAAGAGTTTAATGCAAGCTCAGATCCCTACTTTAGATCTCTAGTTTTTTTATATATGAATCGACATGGTTATAATGGATTATGCCGATACAATAAATCTGGTGGTTATAATGTGCCTTTTGGTAAATACAAGCGTCCATATTTTCCTGAAGCTGAACTGATTTATTTTTCAGAAAAGGCGGCAAAAGCGATATTTATTTGTGATGGATATCGACAAACTTTTGCTCATGCAAAATCGGGAGATGTTATTTATTGCGATCCGCCATATGTGCCATTAAGTAAAACGGCTAGCTTTACGAGTTATTCAGGTAATGGTTTTGGCTTAGATGAGCAAGCTGATTTAGCTAATGTTGCTGAAGAAGTGACTAAAGTACCAAATATATCTGTGCTTATTAGTAATCACGATACTATTTGGACTAGAAAAATTTATGAGCATGCAAAAAAGCAACATTCAATAGAAGTCTCTAGAACAATTAGCCAAAAAGGCAGTAAACGTAATAAGGTCTCTGAACTTCTCGCGCTGTATTAA
- a CDS encoding DUF2970 domain-containing protein gives MASSNFKKTFKSVGAAFFGVQSDKNRERDFTEGKFSHFIIAGVIAVVIFIASLIAIVSLILPS, from the coding sequence ATGGCCTCAAGTAACTTTAAGAAAACATTTAAAAGTGTCGGTGCGGCATTTTTTGGCGTACAAAGTGATAAAAATAGGGAAAGAGATTTTACTGAGGGGAAATTCAGCCATTTCATTATTGCCGGGGTCATTGCAGTGGTGATATTCATAGCCTCATTAATTGCTATCGTTAGCCTCATTTTACCAAGCTAA
- the argE gene encoding acetylornithine deacetylase: MKSTQLKLPNFTQAISQLIAQPSISSSQASWDQSNESVINLLAAWFETLGFDITIQPVPGTKGKFNMLAKLGTGDGGLLLAGHSDTVPFDENRWLSDPLKVTDSDNKLFGLGSCDMKGFFAFILQVCQQIDLKLLKKPLYILATADEETTMAGARFFAGSGIIKPDVAIIGEPTNLVPVVMHKGHMSHKISIKGQAGHSSKPASGVNAIEIMHQVISELFKLREKLDLSYQNEAFDVQTPTMNLGAIHGGDNANRICGHCELDIDMRSLPGMKDEELVSWLSTALAPIAEKYPGRLTINELDPSSPSFEQTVESDLVLTAEKLSGHSCCAVNYATEAPFIQQLGCQTIVMGPGSIDQAHQPNEYLAHSEITKTELLLTKIIHHYCF, encoded by the coding sequence ATGAAAAGTACGCAATTAAAACTACCCAACTTTACTCAAGCCATTAGTCAACTAATAGCGCAACCCAGCATTAGTTCATCGCAGGCAAGCTGGGATCAAAGTAATGAAAGTGTCATAAACCTACTAGCCGCTTGGTTCGAAACTCTTGGTTTTGACATTACTATTCAACCAGTACCTGGTACGAAAGGTAAATTTAATATGCTAGCTAAATTAGGCACGGGTGATGGCGGCTTATTACTTGCTGGCCACAGTGACACAGTACCTTTTGATGAAAATCGCTGGTTATCTGACCCACTTAAAGTTACCGATAGCGATAATAAACTCTTTGGCCTGGGTAGCTGCGACATGAAAGGCTTCTTTGCATTTATCTTGCAGGTTTGCCAACAAATAGACCTGAAATTATTAAAGAAGCCATTATATATTTTAGCTACTGCTGACGAAGAAACCACGATGGCAGGCGCACGATTTTTTGCTGGTAGCGGTATTATAAAGCCTGATGTTGCTATTATAGGTGAGCCAACCAATTTAGTGCCGGTAGTTATGCATAAAGGGCATATGTCTCATAAAATTAGCATTAAAGGGCAAGCTGGTCACTCCAGCAAGCCTGCAAGTGGTGTTAATGCTATTGAGATAATGCATCAAGTCATTAGTGAGTTATTTAAGCTCAGAGAAAAACTTGACCTGAGTTATCAAAATGAAGCTTTTGATGTTCAAACACCAACGATGAACTTAGGCGCAATTCATGGTGGCGATAATGCTAATAGGATTTGTGGCCATTGTGAGCTCGATATTGATATGCGCTCTTTACCTGGTATGAAAGACGAAGAGTTGGTTTCTTGGTTATCAACGGCATTAGCGCCCATAGCAGAAAAATACCCTGGACGCTTAACCATCAACGAACTAGATCCAAGCTCGCCAAGCTTTGAACAAACAGTAGAAAGTGATTTAGTGCTAACGGCTGAGAAGCTTTCTGGCCATAGTTGTTGTGCCGTTAACTACGCAACAGAAGCACCTTTTATTCAACAGTTAGGCTGTCAGACTATTGTTATGGGGCCAGGTTCAATTGACCAAGCTCATCAACCTAATGAATATTTAGCACATAGTGAAATTACAAAAACAGAGCTATTACTGACAAAAATCATCCACCATTATTGCTTTTAA
- the argC gene encoding N-acetyl-gamma-glutamyl-phosphate reductase, which produces MNVVVIGASGYVGAELIGLLTQHNKISIQHLLVSENSTSSGKTFAELHARWQGICALPLHSFSQQWFDQHISSPAHGIDAVFFATPHEFSAQWAQAFIDQGIKVFDLSGGFRLKDATHYPIHYGFEHQSLKALEQAQYGLAEWQADEIAASMLIAVPGCYPTASLLSLKPITSNALHQENSLIVVNGISGVTGAGRKASLATSFCEVSLTPYNILQHRHQPEISQEANAEVIFNPHLAPYKRGLLVTVTLQLKSDVTSQQVDEAYTQAYQNTPLVRIVNTWPKIDNVAHTPFADVHWQVDEAKHVVVVSCAIDNLLKGAASQAIQCANISLGLPSEYSLLMPGKSL; this is translated from the coding sequence ATGAACGTTGTAGTTATAGGTGCAAGTGGTTATGTAGGTGCTGAATTAATTGGGTTGCTAACGCAGCACAATAAAATATCAATTCAACATTTGTTAGTGTCTGAAAATAGTACTTCTAGTGGTAAAACTTTTGCGGAATTACATGCTCGCTGGCAGGGGATATGTGCTTTACCCCTGCATTCTTTTTCGCAGCAATGGTTTGATCAACATATTAGTTCGCCTGCGCATGGTATAGATGCCGTATTTTTTGCTACTCCTCATGAATTTAGTGCGCAATGGGCACAAGCCTTTATTGATCAAGGTATTAAAGTTTTTGATCTGTCTGGCGGGTTTCGCTTAAAAGATGCGACACATTATCCTATCCATTATGGTTTTGAACACCAATCGTTAAAAGCACTTGAACAAGCTCAGTACGGTTTAGCTGAATGGCAAGCCGATGAAATTGCAGCTAGTATGCTTATTGCTGTGCCAGGTTGTTATCCAACCGCTAGTTTGTTGTCGTTAAAACCCATTACCAGTAATGCACTTCATCAAGAAAATTCACTTATTGTCGTTAATGGCATTAGTGGGGTAACGGGTGCCGGGCGTAAAGCGTCTTTAGCAACAAGTTTTTGTGAAGTGAGTTTAACGCCTTATAATATTTTACAACACAGACACCAACCTGAAATTAGTCAAGAAGCCAATGCTGAGGTGATTTTTAATCCGCACTTAGCGCCTTATAAGCGTGGTTTATTAGTGACGGTAACATTACAGTTAAAATCTGATGTAACTAGTCAGCAAGTTGACGAAGCCTATACACAAGCATATCAAAACACTCCGTTAGTAAGAATAGTTAATACGTGGCCTAAAATAGACAATGTCGCTCATACCCCATTTGCCGATGTGCATTGGCAAGTCGATGAAGCTAAGCATGTTGTTGTTGTAAGTTGCGCTATTGATAACTTATTAAAAGGTGCAGCATCACAAGCAATACAATGCGCTAATATTAGCTTAGGTCTACCGAGTGAATATAGCTTATTGATGCCAGGGAAAAGTTTATGA
- the argB gene encoding acetylglutamate kinase — protein sequence MKKPVVIKIGGAILDGYNQGNTFALTALLSVIASLKDQPVVIVHGGGCVVDEMLAQAGFTTEKKHGLRVTPKAQMPIISGALAGSVNKAIVATAASLKLAAVGLSLTDGKMVQCDLSPLELGQVGVPKPFSSALLDTLLKANFLPIVSSIGALENGELVNVNADDAAVAICQLLNAELLLLTDVNGVKGATGEYLSSLNREQAEALISSGVIAGGMTAKVNAALQAANKLRRSIAVASWQSPEQIIDLLNGANVGTRIQPSVS from the coding sequence ATGAAAAAACCCGTCGTGATAAAAATTGGTGGGGCTATTTTAGATGGCTACAACCAAGGTAACACTTTCGCTTTGACAGCATTATTGTCAGTTATTGCTAGTTTAAAAGATCAGCCTGTCGTGATAGTACACGGCGGCGGTTGCGTTGTAGATGAAATGCTTGCCCAAGCAGGATTTACAACCGAGAAAAAGCACGGTTTACGTGTGACACCAAAAGCGCAAATGCCAATTATTAGTGGTGCCCTTGCGGGAAGTGTTAATAAAGCTATCGTTGCAACTGCAGCTAGCTTGAAGCTAGCTGCAGTTGGCTTATCTCTTACTGATGGCAAAATGGTTCAATGTGACTTAAGCCCTTTAGAGTTAGGGCAAGTAGGCGTACCTAAGCCTTTTAGTAGCGCATTACTGGATACACTGTTAAAAGCTAACTTTTTACCTATTGTTTCGTCAATTGGTGCTTTAGAAAATGGTGAGCTCGTGAATGTAAATGCTGATGATGCCGCCGTTGCGATATGTCAGCTACTCAATGCTGAGCTGCTATTACTCACTGATGTTAATGGTGTTAAAGGTGCTACAGGAGAATATTTAAGTTCACTTAATCGTGAGCAAGCAGAAGCGCTGATTAGTAGTGGTGTTATTGCTGGAGGCATGACCGCAAAAGTAAATGCAGCGTTGCAAGCGGCAAATAAGTTACGACGAAGTATCGCGGTTGCTAGTTGGCAATCGCCTGAGCAAATTATCGATTTACTCAATGGTGCCAACGTAGGTACCCGAATACAGCCAAGTGTTAGTTAA
- a CDS encoding ornithine carbamoyltransferase: protein MNLEHFLADDQLNKQQILDLIALARDIKQQPKKYNQALAGKSVAMIFEKPSLRTHVSFDIGINKLGGHALYLGQQNGKLGDRERVSDYAKNLSCYADAIVARVFSNSSIEQLAAHGSVPVINALCDVYHPCQALADFVTLAENFSDLTTIKLAYVGDANNVSNSLMIMAAIIGVDFTLVCPQGHGPDETMLNKAVKFSEISGSKLFFSHDISALGQQDAIYTDTWISMGSNTNVADILATFKPYQVNHELMATAGASIVMHCQPAHLEEEITTELFDSEMSVAFQSAENRMWAQNAVLVTLLAD, encoded by the coding sequence ATGAACTTAGAACATTTCTTAGCTGATGATCAGCTAAATAAACAACAAATACTCGATTTAATTGCCTTAGCACGTGATATTAAACAGCAGCCTAAAAAATACAATCAGGCTTTAGCGGGCAAGTCGGTTGCAATGATATTTGAGAAGCCGTCTTTAAGAACACATGTCAGTTTTGATATCGGTATCAATAAATTAGGTGGGCATGCACTTTACTTAGGCCAACAAAATGGTAAGTTAGGTGATCGTGAAAGGGTTAGCGACTACGCTAAAAACCTATCGTGTTATGCCGACGCTATTGTTGCTCGCGTATTTAGTAACAGTTCTATTGAGCAATTGGCTGCACATGGTAGCGTACCAGTGATTAATGCTTTGTGTGATGTATATCACCCATGCCAAGCATTAGCTGATTTTGTCACCCTTGCAGAAAACTTTTCTGATTTAACCACCATCAAGCTCGCCTATGTTGGTGATGCCAATAATGTGTCAAATTCATTAATGATTATGGCGGCTATTATCGGTGTTGATTTCACGTTAGTTTGTCCACAAGGTCATGGTCCAGATGAAACCATGCTTAATAAGGCAGTGAAATTTAGCGAAATATCAGGCAGTAAATTATTTTTTAGCCACGATATTTCAGCGTTAGGTCAACAAGATGCTATTTATACTGATACTTGGATATCTATGGGCAGTAACACCAACGTCGCTGATATTTTAGCAACCTTTAAGCCATATCAAGTTAACCATGAATTAATGGCTACAGCAGGGGCAAGTATAGTTATGCATTGTCAGCCGGCTCACCTTGAAGAAGAAATTACCACCGAGTTATTCGACAGCGAAATGTCAGTGGCTTTTCAATCCGCAGAGAATCGTATGTGGGCACAAAATGCCGTGTTAGTTACATTATTAGCGGACTAA
- a CDS encoding argininosuccinate synthase — protein MALAAKKNIKKVVLAYSGGLDTSAIIPWLKENYDGCEVVAFCADVGQGEEELVGIKEKAIASGASECYVVDLKEEYVKDYIYPIIKTGAVYEGQYLLGTSMARPVIAKAHIEIALKVGADAVCHGCTGKGNDQVRFEACFAALAPQLTVIAPWREWDMVSREDLLDYLAERNIPCAASLTKIYSRDANAWHISHEGGELEDPWCEPSKEVWTMTVDPMDAPNEAGKVMLSFEAGELVAVDGKPMSAYQSLMYLNEKAAAHGVGRIDIVENRLVGMKSRGCYETPGGTVLMAAYKGLESLILDKESLKYRESVGHEFSHVIYDGRWFTPLAKAQLASAASFAEKVTGDVVVKLYKGMAQVTQRRSPNSLYSEEFATFGADDVYDQKHAEGFIRLFSLSSRITALKQADSVLTEKK, from the coding sequence ATGGCATTAGCAGCAAAGAAAAACATTAAAAAAGTCGTATTGGCCTATTCTGGCGGTTTAGATACATCAGCAATTATTCCTTGGTTAAAAGAGAATTATGATGGTTGTGAAGTTGTCGCATTTTGTGCTGATGTTGGACAAGGCGAAGAAGAGCTTGTTGGCATTAAAGAAAAAGCGATAGCTTCAGGTGCATCAGAATGTTATGTAGTTGACCTAAAAGAAGAATATGTTAAAGATTATATTTACCCTATCATCAAAACTGGTGCGGTTTATGAAGGACAGTATTTGTTAGGTACTTCAATGGCACGTCCAGTGATTGCCAAAGCTCATATTGAAATTGCCTTAAAAGTTGGTGCTGATGCCGTTTGTCACGGTTGTACTGGTAAAGGTAATGACCAAGTACGTTTCGAAGCTTGTTTTGCTGCTTTAGCTCCACAGTTAACAGTTATTGCGCCATGGCGTGAGTGGGACATGGTTTCACGTGAAGACTTATTAGATTATTTAGCTGAACGTAATATTCCTTGTGCTGCCTCTTTAACAAAGATTTATAGCCGTGACGCAAATGCGTGGCATATATCGCATGAAGGTGGTGAGCTAGAAGACCCTTGGTGTGAGCCTTCAAAAGAAGTATGGACCATGACAGTTGATCCAATGGATGCACCTAATGAAGCTGGCAAAGTCATGTTAAGTTTTGAAGCAGGTGAGTTAGTTGCCGTTGATGGTAAACCTATGTCAGCGTATCAGTCATTAATGTATTTAAATGAAAAAGCCGCCGCTCATGGTGTTGGCCGTATTGATATTGTTGAAAACCGTTTAGTAGGTATGAAGTCACGTGGTTGTTACGAAACTCCAGGTGGCACCGTATTAATGGCAGCCTATAAAGGTTTAGAATCACTTATTCTAGACAAAGAATCACTTAAATATCGTGAATCGGTTGGTCATGAGTTTTCACACGTAATTTATGACGGTCGTTGGTTTACGCCACTTGCTAAAGCGCAACTTGCTTCAGCAGCATCTTTTGCTGAAAAAGTTACTGGTGATGTAGTAGTAAAACTTTATAAAGGCATGGCGCAAGTCACTCAACGTCGTTCACCAAACAGTTTATATTCAGAAGAGTTTGCTACTTTCGGTGCTGACGATGTTTACGACCAAAAACATGCAGAAGGTTTTATTCGTTTGTTCAGTTTATCAAGTAGAATAACCGCACTAAAACAAGCAGACTCAGTATTAACTGAAAAGAAATAA